The sequence CGGGTTCATTGATGCAGCGGGTAAAACGATCATCCCCTTCCAATTTAAAGCAGGAGGCGATTTTTCCGGAGGGTTAGCGGCTGTTGAAAATGCCAAGGGAAAATGGGGCTATATTAATAAAAATGGAAAGACGGTTATTCCTTTTAAATATTACGGCGCCGGTAATTTTAGCGAGGGCTTGGCTTACGTGTACAATTCAAAAGGAAAACTCGGTTATATCAATAAGAACGGAACTCAGATTATTGCTTATCAGCAATATAATAGAGCATTTGACTTTGAAGAAGGAGTCGCTTTGGTAGGAGTTGAATCAAAATCCGGAGCAGACAGCAGATTCGGTTATATAGACCGCCAGGGCAAGTTGCTCACCAAGCTTGAGTATAAAGTGGAATCTTCTTCATTTAACGGCGGGTCCGCTGCGGCGCTTAAGACTTTAGGCAAGGGAGTTATCCTCACAAAAGTTTCACTCACGCAACAAAAAACAAATTGAAGAAGAAAAACGTAACATTCGGTTCGCCAAGCCGCAGACAGGGCCGGGTCGTGGCCTCGGCCTGGCGGGCATGTTTCAGGGAAACACTCTATTTTATGGGGCTATTTTACGCGGATATCCGTTATAATATGGCTTAGCAAGTAACCATAAGGAGGATATTCATTTGAACGAAGTGCTTTCAACGTTGGCCAATCACCGCTCCTACCGGGAGTATTCGCAGCGGGATGTGGAGCAGGAAGTATTGGAGAAGATCATCGGGGCCGCGCAGGCGGCTCCCTCATGGATCAACGGGCAGCATGTGACGGTTATTTCCGTACGGGACGAGGAGCGCAAACGGCAGCTGTCCGTTCTCAGCGGAAACCAGAAGCATGTAGCCGGGGCTCCGGTGTTTCTTGTATTCTGCATGGACTTTTACCGCGCCAAGCTGGCCGGTGAGATTGAGAATATTTCATTTGAAGCGGAACGCGATGTGGATGTGCTGCTGACCGGCGCGACCGATGTGGGGATTGCGCTGGAAGCCGCGATTGTCGCTGCGGAATCTCTCGGCCTGGGCATCATTCCGATCGGCGGAGTCCGGCGGAATACGCGCGGTGTTATCGATCTGCTTAAGCTGCCGAAATATGTATTCCCCATAGTCGGGCTCTGTGTAGGCTATCCCGAAGCGGAGGTGCCGAAGCAGCCCCGGCTTCCCCTTCCTGCGGTATGGCATGAAGAGAGCTATAACTCGGATCTGGCCGGTTATCTGAGGGAGATTAACGAAACCCAGCGCCAACTGCTGAAAGCCCAGGGC is a genomic window of Paenibacillus durus ATCC 35681 containing:
- a CDS encoding NADPH-dependent oxidoreductase, with product MLSTLANHRSYREYSQRDVEQEVLEKIIGAAQAAPSWINGQHVTVISVRDEERKRQLSVLSGNQKHVAGAPVFLVFCMDFYRAKLAGEIENISFEAERDVDVLLTGATDVGIALEAAIVAAESLGLGIIPIGGVRRNTRGVIDLLKLPKYVFPIVGLCVGYPEAEVPKQPRLPLPAVWHEESYNSDLAGYLREINETQRQLLKAQGFEEKSWTGRVAAFFAANPEYSDAKRTLKEQGFTCDNLKDE